The following nucleotide sequence is from Zea mays cultivar B73 chromosome 1, Zm-B73-REFERENCE-NAM-5.0, whole genome shotgun sequence.
ACAAACAAAACGTGAGATATCTGATATGGAACGATTGAGGGTgcagaaaaatgttgaggagcttcgtcaGACTAAAGAGAAATGCTATAAGGTTGCTATGGAATGTTGTAATAATTTGAAAAATAGTTTTGCTAAGGTTGGCGCATTCTCTTCGGAGCAGAACTTTATCTGTGGTGATCCTGATGGGGTTATCCAGTGGATTAGCGGCGAAGCCAAAGCTTTTGAGGAGATCCTCGGTGATAGAGGAGACTTCTGCGCCTTCGCCAGCGCCCGCGGAGCTGTATCGGTCCTTGAGAAGGTTGGTTGCGAACATGCCAAGGTTGTGGTTCAGCTAGGATTCCCGCTCTCAGCCAACGACATTAggaacccttcggccgaagctgccGCACTAAGTGGAAAGTTTTATTCCGAAGTCTGGTTGAGAGGTGGCCGAGAGATAGCTGACGAAGCTATCAGAAAGAACGAGAAAGAGCCTCATGATGCCTTGGAAGAGGCCAGAAAAACTAAAGAAGGTGCTGAACCTGCAAAACTTATAGGTATATCTATCGTGTCTTAGCTTCGTACATTTTTTAGCTTCGGAACTAACAGACACTTGTATTATGGTGCAGCTGAGCTCTCTCCCCCTCCGGGGCCATATAATCCTGAAGCCGATCTATCTCTGAAGGAGGCGCTTGACGTAATTAGAATAGCTAACGAAGATGTTGACGAAGCTATTAACATGTTGCTAAACGAAGCTGCTAacaaagttttaaaagaagatgACTAGAGCTTGTCTATTGAGACTTAAGGATTTTTGTATACAACTTCTTTTTTGTAAGAAACAATTATCTACTATTTATACATttaatgatgtaatatatttctttgtgaggcgtgaaatcttcgtacgtaccgtttttgagccacaggcgaaaaaacaccttcacttcttttcacgcttcataaaggAAAAAAAatcccccttctttgacgaagCAACTCTGAAGGTCTCACCGTAAATGTTGCATAGGAATATTGTTGTTGAAGGTATAAACCCCGTATAAAAACAGCTATGTCAAAGGCATGGGTCTTGTATTCTTGATACGTTCTTTCGTGACTCTTTGCCAAAAATAGACTTAACCTCATGGTTAGCCGGTATGATTTGAAGGAgcaatttttcttctttttccaCTATTTCTGTCGATgcaaaaatgatgtatgatgtgatgttatgcaatatgatgtgatgAAATGATGCAAATGACGTTAATGCACGAATCATAAAaaataagactctgcatcccttaggaacgactttgtagtctcttcaccttttacttaggtggtattttagctctgcatccacgtaggaacgactttggagctaagctctacatccTCTTAGAAACGAGTTTGGAGTTAAGCTCTgcaacctgaaagggaaatgtgcccttgggccatttctaagtattttggtgattgagtgccaactcaagtgcttaaaatgtgaatttatgcaatggatgaacaaagtgcaaatcaagagcaaaggtatgtttctaagtcttagtacattggttttgtgtactaatatacttgtctaagtattggaaacaggaagaaaaagaaaaggaaaaaggtggctgtgtacagccaaggggctgtttcggtctggggcaccggactgtccggtggtgcaccggacagtgtctggtgcgccaggctgcctcggccgaacaggccgctctcgggaattcgccgacggcgtacggctaaaattcaccggactgtccggtgtgcaccggactgtccggtgagccaacggtcggctagggccaacggtcggccgcggattctgcgcgcgacacgtggccaagccaacggtcggaagggggcaccggactgtccggtgtgcaccggacatgtccggtgcgccaacggctcccagatcagtaacggtcgactgcgctgtttaaggaaggaaatcgggcaccggacagtgtccggtgtgcaccggactgtccggtgcgcccgacgacagaaggcaagatcagacttccagatttgctctcaacggctcctagctgccttggggctataaaagggacccctaggcgcatggaggaggataccaagcaaccttagagcattcttgatcatccacactcagtctttgcgcattcgtttgtcattctaagtgattcgagctccgttctagtgagaactttgagatagtctttttgagctcgattcttggccgtgtgtgtgcgcattttgctgtggatttgtgtgtgttgcttccctcccttactccgtatttcttgttgaatctcaagtgtaagggcgagagactccaagttgtggagattcctcgcaaacgggaaattgaaaggaaaagcataacactgtggtattcaagttgatcattggatcacttgagaggagttgagtgcaactctcgtccattgggacgccacaacgtggagtaggcaagttttgtacttggccgaactacgggataaatcactgtgtcttctctgtgttgaactccgtgtgattatcctattgtgcaagatcttctctctagccacttggcattaactgtgctaacacttaatcaaagttttgtggcttaagttttgaagtttacaggatcacctattcacccccctctaggtgctctcaattggtatcagagccgttctcttcaagaagggactaatcgcccgaagagatggatcctaaggggaagggaatcgtgatcaacgacaaggagaaggagtccttcgtcaacgagccgaaggatgacaagactactgactcgggctcaggccacaagcgcaaagacgggaagaaaaagaagacaaggcgcatcaaggagatcgtctactacgacgatagcgatgagtctacctcttcccaaaaggacgacgacaacgactacaggaagacggtcaattcgaacttttcatttgattattctcgtattccacatagttcgaattcgcatttgctttccattcctcttggcaaacctccacacttcgatggggaagactacggattttggagtcacaaaatgcgtagtcacttattctctctccatccaagcatatgggagattgtagagaatggaatgaaatttgatagctcggatagccctatgcttataaatgaacaaatccatagaaatgcacaagctactactgttctattagcatctttgtgcagggaagagtacaataaggtgagcggcttggacaacgccaagcagatatgggacaccctcaaaatctctcacgaggggaacgacatcaccatgctcactaaaatggagttggtggagggcgagcttggacgattcgcaatgataaggggagaagagccaacccaaacttacaacaggctgaagacccttatcaacaaaataaggagctacggaagcacgcgatggacggaccacgacgtcgtccgcctaatgctaaggtcatttaccgttcttgatcctcatttggtgaacaatattcgtgaaaatcctaggtacaccaagatgtcacccgaagaagttcttggaaaatttgtaagcgggcgaatgatgatcaaggaggcaaggtacgtggacgacgcattgaatggtccaatccatgagcctcaacccattgctctcaaggcaacaaggagcaaggaggcgctaccaagcaaggcggcgcaagttgaggcggccgggctaaataatgagaagatggccctcatcattaagcgcttcaagacggcgcttaaaggtcgcaagggacagccaagcaagaccaagacaaaggagaagcgctcatgcttcaaatgcggtaagcttggtcattttattgctaactgtcccgataatgaaagtgaccaggaacaagggagcaagagggagaagaagaaggcatacaagaaggcaaagggcgaggcacatctaggcaaggagtgggattcggattgctcctccttcgactccgacaatgaaggactcgccgccactgccttcaacaagtcatccctcttccccaacgagcatcacacatgccttatggcaagggagaagaaggtgagtactcaagactccacttatgcttcctctagtgataatgagtctagtgatgatgatgacatagattattcatgcttgttcaagggcttagatagatctaagatagataaaattaatgagttgattgatgctttgaatgataagaatagattactagaaaaacaagaggatcttttatatgaggagcatgataaatttgttagtgcacaaaattctcttgctctagaaattaaaagaaatgaagtgctttctagtgaattatcttcttgtcatgaaaccattgctactttaaaaggtgttaataatgatttaaatgctaaactagaagtggctagtaaatctaactcttgtgtagaacatgttatggtttgcactaggtgtaaagattttaatattgatgcttgtagtaaacacctagtttcaatttctaaattgaatgatgaagtggctagtcttaatgcccaacttaagactagcaaaagcgattttgataaactaaaatttgcaagggatgcctacacaattggtagacacccctcaattaaggatgggcttggcttcaagagggaagtcaagaacttgacaagccataagactcccattcccgctaaggagaaagggaaggcccctatggctactagtgctaaaaagaaccatgccttcttgtatcatgataggaaaaattctagaaatgcttttagaagttatgatgcttttaattcacatgcttatgattcttatgccatgactgcttctagttcttcctatatgcatggtagaaatgtgactaggagaaatgctattcatcatgtgcctagaaagaatattatttatgctcctaggaaagtagtaaatgaaccttctacaatttattgtgctttaaatgcttcctttgctatttgtagaaaggataggaagatagttgctagaaaattaggggcaagatgcaggggagacaaaacttgcatttgggtccctaaggatatttgtgctaaccttgtaggacccaacatgagttgggtacctaagacccaagcctaaatttgccttgcaggtttatgcatccgggggttcaagctggattatcgacagcggatgcacaaaccatatgacgggggagaagaagatgttcacctcctacgtcaagaataaggattcccaagattcaataattttcggtgatgggaatcaaggcaaggtaaaagggttaggtaaaattgcaatttctaatgagcactctatctctaatgtgtttttagttgagtctcttggttataatttgctatctgttagtcaattatgcaacatggggtataactgtctatttacaaatatagatgtgtctgtctttagaagaagtgatggttcactagcttttaagggtgtattagacggcaaactttatttagttgattttgcaaaagaagaggccggtctagatgcatgcttaatagctaagactagcatgggctggctgtggcatcgccgcttagcacatgtggggatgaagaaccttcacaagcttctaaagggagaacacgtgataggtttgactaacgtgcaattcgaaaaagatagaccttgtgcagcttgtcaagcaggtaaacaagtgggaggagcacatcacagcaagaatgtgatgaccacttcaagacccctagagctgctgcatatggacctcttcggacccgtcgcctatttgagtataggaggaagtaagtatggtctagttattgttgatgacttttcccgcttcacttgggtattctttttgcaggataagtctgaaacccaagggaccctcaagcgcttcctcaggagagctcaaaatgagtttgagctcaaggtgaagaagataaggagcgacaacgggtccgagttcaagaaccttcaagtagaggagttccttgaggaggaagggatcaagcatgagttctccgctccctacacaccacagcaaaatggtgtggtagagaggaagaacatgacgctaatcgacatggcgaggactatgcttggagagttcaagacccccgagcgtttttggtcggaagccgtgaacacggcttgccacgccatcaacagggtctaccttcaccgcctcctcaagaagacgtcatatgagcttctaaccggtaacaaacccaatgtatcgtactttcgtgtatttgggagcaagtgctacattctagtgaagaagggtagaaattctaaatttgctcccaaagcagtagaagggtttttgttaggttatgactcaaatacaaaggcgtatagagtcttcaacaaatcatcgggtttggttgaagtctctagcgacgttgtatttgatgagactaatagctctccaagagagcaagttgttgattgtgatgatatagatgaagaagatgttccgacggcagccatacgaaccatggcgattggggaagtacggccacaggaacaagatgaacgagatcaaccatcttcctcaactacggtgctacccccaactcaagacgatgaacaggttcatcaacaggaggcggatgatcaaggggaagcacaagatgatcatgtgatggaggaagatgcgcaaccggcacctccaacccaagttcgagcgatgattcaaagggatcatcccgtcgaccaaattctgggtgatattagcaagggagtaactactcgatctcgattagttaatttttgtgagcattactcctttgtctcttctattgagcctttcagggtagaggaggccttgctagatccggattgggtattggccatgcaggaggagctcaacaacttcaagcgcaatgaagtttggacactggtgcctcgtccgaagcaaaatgttgtgggaaccaagtgggtattccgcaacaaacaggacgagcatggggtggtgacgaggaacaaggctcgacttgtggcaaaaggttatgcccaagtcgcaggtttggactttgaggagacgtttgctcctgtggctaggctagaatcaattcgtattttgctagcatatgccgctcaccattctttcaggttgtaccaaatggatgtgaagagcgctttcctcaacgggccaatcaaggaggaggtgtacgtggagcaaccccctggcttcgaggatgaacggtaccccgactatgtgtgtaagctctctaaggcgctctatggacttaagcaagccccaagagcatggtatgaatgccttagagactttttaattgctaatgctttcaaggttgggaaagccgatccaactctttttacaaagacttgtgatggtgatttgtttgtgtgccaaatttatgtcgatgacataatatttggttctactaaccaaaagtcttgtgaagagtttagcagggtgatgacgcagaaattcgagatgtcgatgatgggcgagttgaactacttccttgggttccaagtgaagcaactcaaggacggcaccttcatctcccaaacgaagtacacgcaagatctgcttaagcggtttgggatgaaggacgccaagcccgcaaagactccgatggggaccgacggacacaccgacctcaacaaaggaggtaagtccgttgatcaaaaagcataccggtcaatgataggttctttgctttacttatgtgctagtagaccggatattatgcttagcgtatgcatgtgtgctagatttcaatccgatcctaaggagtgtcacttagtggcggtaaagcgaattcttagatatttggttgctacgccttgcttcgggctctggtatccaaaggggtctacctttgacttagttggatactcagactccgactatgctggatgtaaggtcgataggaagagtacatcggggacgtgccaattcttaggaaggtccctggtgtcatggaactctaagaaacaaacctccgttgccctatccaccgctgaggccgagtacgttgccgcaggtcagtgttgcgcgcaactactttggatgaggcaaaccctccgggactttggctacaatctgagcaaagtcccactcctatgtgacaatgagagtgctatccgcatggcggagaatcctgttgagcacagccgcacaaagcacatagacatccgacatcactttttgagagaccaccagcaaaagggagatatctaagtgtttcatgttagcaccgagaaccagctagccgatatctttaccaagcctctagatgagaagaccttttgcaggctgcgtagtgagctaaatgtcttagattcgcggaacttggattgaattatagcatacatgtgtttatgcctttaatcaggttcattctgcattttgttgcttattgtggtgctcaagttgtacaaacactccctggacctcacaagtcctttgcaaagtgatgcacatgtttagggggagatgtgttacaacttgaccctttgagactaaccatttgcttgagtttgcttgatttagtctcgaaggtgaattgaaagggaaaggtgaacttggaccatgcaagacttccactgcactccgatgagagggtaacttattccaagttcatctctatgatcttattgcctttgtactcttaattaaagattttggtgaggcaatggggttaaagggccaagatcgatcccgttttggtgcttgatgccaaagggggagaaaataaaggccaaagaaataaatggatcagctgccacttgagagattttgaaaatagtagaatagagctttttgctgccacttgagagattttgaaaatagtagaatagagctttttgttttagcaaaattcttttattgtgtctcttgtcaaaagttggcttcttgtggggagaagtggtgattatgggaaatagggggagtttttgaaatctttgatcaatctcttttggaataactctctatatgctttaacatgtgtgtttgacttagagatagagatttgagtttgatttcaaaaacaaaccaagtggtggcaaaggatgatccatatatgccaaacatgaatcaaaataaatttaagtgttatttgaagtggttttgcacttgttctagttgctttatgttgtgttggcataaatcaccaaaaagggggagattgaaagggaaatgtgctcttgggccatttctaagtattttggtgattgagtgccaactcaagtgcttaaaatgtgaatttatgcaatggatgaacaaagtgcaaatcaagagcaaaggtatgtttctaagtcttagtacattggttttgtgtactaatatacttgtctaagtattggaaacaggaagaaaaagaaaaggaaaaaggtggctgtgtacagccaaggggctgtttcggtctggggcaccggactgtccggtgcgccaggctgcctcggccgaacaggccgctctcggga
It contains:
- the LOC109943611 gene encoding uncharacterized protein, producing MIKSQATRAIKKDTKSCSLKSLITSLSEADQKIKEFEKKQETDAKRIVDLEYALSIQVDLHRYEVQGLDKNLDEVIENFNVEQTKREISDMERLRVQKNVEELRQTKEKCYKVAMECCNNLKNSFAKVGAFSSEQNFICGDPDGVIQWISGEAKAFEEILGDRGDFCAFASARGAVSVLEKVGCEHAKVVVQLGFPLSANDIRNPSAEAAALSGKFYSEVWLRGGREIADEAIRKNEKEPHDALEEARKTKEGAEPAKLIAELSPPPGPYNPEADLSLKEALDVIRIANEDVDEAINMLLNEAANKVLKEDD